CTCGATCTCAACCAAAAAGATATGCTGATGAAAATCGGCATGTCACAACAGCAATATCAACGTATTGAAGCGGGGGGCGACCCACGCTTGTCGACTCTACTTAGGGTTCTGGAAGGGATGGATCTGGAGATGATGCTGGTGCCGCGAGATAAAGTTCCGGCGGTGGAAGAGTTGTTGGCCCCAATCTTTAATAATCATCGCATGCCGATGCCATCGGATGAGCAAGCGCTGGTTTGGAATGATGAGTGGGAAGATATCATACGTAAACTGGAGGATTGAGCGTGACTAAACAAACTGAGTCCGTTCAGGCATTAGCGCTATATCTTAACCAGCAACGCATTGGGGTTTTAGCGCATTATGCTAGCAACCATAATATTCTGACCTTTGATCCTGAATATGCTGCGTTGCCACTCTCGGTTCGTCCTATTTTTACGTTGCAACAAGTTATCTATCCCAATTATTTACAGTCACCGTTGAGATCGACCACGCGATTGCCGCCGGTACTGTCTAACCTTCTTTCCGAAGGTGCGCTACGAGACTTAATGACGCGAACGTTAAAAGTGCAT
This is a stretch of genomic DNA from Hafnia alvei. It encodes these proteins:
- a CDS encoding helix-turn-helix domain-containing protein, whose amino-acid sequence is MKHLSELPSLLKLRRQQLDLNQKDMLMKIGMSQQQYQRIEAGGDPRLSTLLRVLEGMDLEMMLVPRDKVPAVEELLAPIFNNHRMPMPSDEQALVWNDEWEDIIRKLED